ACCTGGTTTCtctatttattttcttacttAATTAGACACTGGGAATGGAGCAGTGTGTGTTGTCTTTTTCTTCTCAGTCCAAAAaggatggaatttttttttttttgagggaggAAAGCTGCAAAGATGAGGCTCCTCTGCTCCTGTAAATGGCTTCATTCTTGGGCACATGCTGTCATtttatgtttggggtttttttctgctggttAAAGGATTTACATCCTGTGGCTCTAAAGGTGCCACTATAACAAGCCCCCTTTACctgttgtttgggtttctcaCTGCTCATCCCTGTTGTTTGGTAGGTATGAGGCACCTCAGATTGTGGGCCACGTGTGAAATAGTCTCTTGAATTTTGGGGAGAATATGTCTAATGGCAGAACTTCAGTGGTATACTCTGGTAACCAGAACTAATGGTATACTCTGGAATAGAACTTCAGTGGTCTCAATATTTCAATCCAGTTGTGTTTCCTAACTTGAAGTGAGGGCACAATCAGGCTCAGTTGAAGATTTGTAATTTCTCTGGAAGATGCTGCAGCCACATGTTTCACCtggaataaatttaaaaaagaaaagaagaaagctcTTGGTGAGATTACTGGTTTTCCATCTCAGGACAGGAACTGTTTAGTAATAAATTGAAGGAGGTTAACTTTAGACTCTGGAGTAATTTCACCCCAAGTCAGGAGGTTTCTGTCTCTTTTGCAGTGAAACATTGTCGTGATTGTGTTGATTTTGCTCATGGATTTGCTTTTATCTCTTAGGTGAAAAGTTCATGAGATTTGGCTATCCAGATATCCCCTTTGATATGAACCTAAGCTATGACAAGGAGGCTGAGCTGATGCAGTCTCACATGATGGACCAAGCCATCACCAATGCAATCACCTACCTTGGAGCTGAGGCACTTCACCCCCTGATGCAGCACACACCGAGCACAATCGCAGAGGTGGCCCCGGTCATCAGCTCAGCTTACGCTCAGGTCTATCATCCCAGCAGGATAGAGAGGCCCATCAGCAGGGAAACAGCTGACAGCCACGAGAACAACATGGATGGCCCCATCTCCCTCATCAGACCAAAGAGTCGAATCCAGGATAGAGAGGGCTCCCCCAGCAATAGCTGCCTGGATTCTACTGACTCAGACAGCAGCCACGACGACCGCCAGTCCTACCCAGGAAACGCTGCCTTAACCCCCAAGATCAAGCCAAACCCGGCTTACGTGAAGGAGGAGGCCAAGCCTTTGGATGTCACAAAAGCTTCTAAGGGCTCTTTAAAGGATATGTACAAGGTGATCAATGGAGAAGGGGAGCAGATTAGGGCTTTCAAGTGCGAGCACTGTCGCGTCCTCTTCCTGGACCATGTCATGTACACCATCCACATGGGCTGCCACGGCTACCGGGACCCGCTGGAGTGCAACATCTGTGGCTACCGGAGCCAGGACCGCTATGAGTTCTCGTCGCACATAGTCCGGGGGGAGCACACATTCCGCTAGGCCTTCTCATCCAAAGGGGACTCCTATGAAGTACAAGAACTGCACATGAAGAAATACTGCACTTACAATCCCACTTTTCCTCAGACATTGAGACGcctattttgttgttgttgctgttgtcgTTGTTGCCGttgtttaattattattattaacctTATTTTTTGTGGACCCAACCTCA
The nucleotide sequence above comes from Zonotrichia albicollis isolate bZonAlb1 chromosome 10, bZonAlb1.hap1, whole genome shotgun sequence. Encoded proteins:
- the IKZF2 gene encoding zinc finger protein Helios isoform X6, translating into MSHHVPALEDCKEQEPVMDNNISVVPFERPAVIEKLSSNMGKRKSSTPQKFVGEKFMRFGYPDIPFDMNLSYDKEAELMQSHMMDQAITNAITYLGAEALHPLMQHTPSTIAEVAPVISSAYAQVYHPSRIERPISRETADSHENNMDGPISLIRPKSRIQDREGSPSNSCLDSTDSDSSHDDRQSYPGNAALTPKIKPNPAYVKEEAKPLDVTKASKGSLKDMYKVINGEGEQIRAFKCEHCRVLFLDHVMYTIHMGCHGYRDPLECNICGYRSQDRYEFSSHIVRGEHTFR
- the IKZF2 gene encoding zinc finger protein Helios isoform X4; protein product: MEAEAVDGYITCDNDYSPEREHCGMAIDLTSSTPNGQHTSPCHMAGTNSVKLEMQSDEEFDRKPLIHEDIIRAHDGGSSLEDPFIGSNEMVDNRKMQELSSEGGIRLPNGKLKCDVCGMVCIGPNVLMVHKRSHTVGKPHKCNYCGRSYKQRSSLEEHKERCHNYLQNVSLEAAGQVMSHHVPALEDCKEQEPVMDNNISVVPFERPAVIEKLSSNMGKRKSSTPQKFVGEKFMRFGYPDIPFDMNLSYDKEAELMQSHMMDQAITNAITYLGAEALHPLMQHTPSTIAEVAPVISSAYAQVYHPSRIERPISRETADSHENNMDGPISLIRPKSRIQDREGSPSNSCLDSTDSDSSHDDRQSYPGNAALTPKIKPNPAYVKEEAKPLDVTKASKGSLKDMYKVINGEGEQIRAFKCEHCRVLFLDHVMYTIHMGCHGYRDPLECNICGYRSQDRYEFSSHIVRGEHTFR
- the IKZF2 gene encoding zinc finger protein Helios isoform X5 translates to MEAEAVDGYITCDNDYSPEREHCGMAIDLTSSTPNGQHTSPCHMAGTNSVKLEMQSDEEFDRKPLIHEDIIRAHDGGSSLEDPFIGSNEMVDNRKMQELSSEGGIRLPNVGKPHKCNYCGRSYKQRSSLEEHKERCHNYLQNVSLEAAGQVMSHHVPALEDCKEQEPVMDNNISVVPFERPAVIEKLSSNMGKRKSSTPQKFVGEKFMRFGYPDIPFDMNLSYDKEAELMQSHMMDQAITNAITYLGAEALHPLMQHTPSTIAEVAPVISSAYAQVYHPSRIERPISRETADSHENNMDGPISLIRPKSRIQDREGSPSNSCLDSTDSDSSHDDRQSYPGNAALTPKIKPNPAYVKEEAKPLDVTKASKGSLKDMYKVINGEGEQIRAFKCEHCRVLFLDHVMYTIHMGCHGYRDPLECNICGYRSQDRYEFSSHIVRGEHTFR